GCGTATTATGCCAATATTACCATTATATCCGATTTGATTGATAAGGACAGGTACTCGTCATTTGAGAAGATAGAAAAGGCGGCAAGAAAGAGGGCATTATCCTATGCAAATATGAAAAATGGAGATGCTATTGCAAAATTTATGGATGATGAAGAAGTTAAGAAAGCTGTATCAGAAATAAAAGGGGGAGATGCTTCTTATGTCGATTTTGATGTATAAGCAGAGGTTCAAGCCTCCTAATTTCAATAAAACTCCAAAATGTAATTATGCTCATATAAGGTACATTGCAACCAGACCTGGTGCATCAAAAAATGAAGGAATGAGCCATGGATTATTTGGTAAACTTCAACCAGGAAACTTAACTGAATTTGAAACCTGGCAGGAAGTAGCGAAAGAGGTACGAGAACTGTCTTATAAGAAAGTAAATATTTTTAGAAGTGTTATCTCATTGACTCCTGAAACTGCCGCAGAACTTGGATTGAAAGATCATAATGCATGGGAAAATTACATTGAAAAACATATTAACACTTTAGCAAGTAAGAATGGAATAAGCCGGAAAAATCTCTCTTGGGTATGTGCTCACCATAATGAACCCAGCCATCCTCATATTCATGTTGTATTCTGGGATAAAAATCAAAAGACAATGAAAAATTTTGTTAGTCCCAAAGTCGCTGACAGTATAAGGATTCAATTGATAAAAGAGACATTTGCTGAAAAAATAGCTGATTATTGCAGGGCTAAGGAAAAGCAAAAATTTGAGATGAAGGAAGTAACTGATGATTTGGTAAAAGATTTTGATGATTACATGAAGACTATTTATCCAAAAGAATATAAGAAATTAAAGGAAGTGGCTGGAAAGATTGAC
This Pseudobacteroides sp. DNA region includes the following protein-coding sequences:
- the mobP3 gene encoding MobP3 family relaxase, coding for MSILMYKQRFKPPNFNKTPKCNYAHIRYIATRPGASKNEGMSHGLFGKLQPGNLTEFETWQEVAKEVRELSYKKVNIFRSVISLTPETAAELGLKDHNAWENYIEKHINTLASKNGISRKNLSWVCAHHNEPSHPHIHVVFWDKNQKTMKNFVSPKVADSIRIQLIKETFAEKIADYCRAKEKQKFEMKEVTDDLVKDFDDYMKTIYPKEYKKLKEVAGKIDDEELKDIPIDSVLKGIDLSPISIRLFQLKDILPKKGRLYYQLLPEDAKERVDRLVEDLKQGIPHIKQLIDEYADTKSKIAMLYDADPENVERHKGKAIKEMDKLIANRLIVVIKTLVNKEFELSKLEYSKEYKSYKTQQIICEILVMIEQNVDDLNTDYIDRQKAESTELSKRAKKELYLRNRDKGMGK